The Streptomyces avermitilis MA-4680 = NBRC 14893 genome contains a region encoding:
- the galU gene encoding UTP--glucose-1-phosphate uridylyltransferase GalU, which yields MTESHPRITKAVIPAAGLGTRFLPATKATPKEMLPVVDKPAIQYVVEEAVSAGLDDVLMITGRNKRPLEDHFDRNYELESALQKKGDASRLAKVQESSDLATMHYVRQGDPKGLGHAVLCAAPHVGREPFAVLLGDDLIDPRDPLLARMVEVQEQRGGSVIALMEVAPEQIHLYGCAAVEATDEGDLVKVTDLVEKPDPADAPSNYAIIGRYVLDPHIFDILRKTEPGRGGEIQITDALQQLAADEKVGGPVHGVVFKGRRYDTGDRGDYLRAIVRLACEREDLGPEFRTWLRSYVAEEM from the coding sequence ATGACTGAGTCGCATCCCAGGATCACCAAGGCTGTCATCCCCGCAGCGGGCCTCGGCACACGCTTCCTGCCGGCCACCAAAGCCACTCCCAAGGAGATGCTTCCGGTCGTCGACAAGCCGGCGATCCAGTATGTGGTGGAAGAGGCCGTGTCCGCGGGTCTCGACGACGTCCTGATGATCACCGGCCGCAACAAGCGCCCCCTCGAGGACCACTTCGACCGCAACTACGAGCTCGAGTCGGCTCTGCAGAAGAAGGGCGACGCCAGCCGGCTCGCCAAGGTCCAGGAGTCCAGCGACCTCGCGACCATGCACTACGTGCGCCAGGGCGACCCGAAGGGCCTCGGCCACGCCGTCCTGTGTGCCGCACCGCACGTCGGCCGCGAGCCCTTCGCCGTGCTCCTCGGCGACGACCTGATCGACCCCCGCGACCCGTTGCTGGCCCGCATGGTCGAGGTCCAGGAACAGCGCGGCGGCAGCGTCATCGCGCTCATGGAGGTCGCGCCCGAGCAGATCCACCTCTACGGCTGCGCGGCCGTGGAGGCCACCGACGAGGGCGACCTGGTCAAGGTGACGGACCTGGTCGAGAAGCCGGACCCGGCGGATGCCCCCAGCAACTACGCGATCATCGGACGTTACGTCCTCGACCCGCACATCTTCGACATACTGCGCAAGACCGAGCCGGGCCGCGGGGGCGAGATCCAGATCACCGACGCCCTCCAGCAGCTCGCCGCCGACGAGAAGGTCGGCGGCCCGGTGCACGGCGTCGTCTTCAAGGGCCGCCGCTATGACACCGGCGACCGCGGCGACTATCTGCGTGCCATTGTCAGACTCGCATGCGAACGTGAAGACCTGGGGCCGGAGTTCCGGACCTGGCTTCGCAGTTACGTAGCCGAGGAGATGTAG